The Methanomicrobia archaeon genome window below encodes:
- a CDS encoding cation transporter has protein sequence MERKTKNAFSEHLFEYRAVEKRKLLLSLSITSVVMVVEVIGGILTNSIALISDAGHMFTHSFAIGISLIAIQIARKPPCHHRTFGLYRAEILAAFINGLFLILVVGIIVYEAILRIVHPREVLGLQMFVIALVGLVVNVASILILRGSTTDLNVRSVFYHLIGDAASSIGIVIAAVVIFYTMWNIVDPLVSMGISALILYWAWGILKESSRILLELAPTGMNIAIIGDDLKTTFPEIEELYNVHLWAITPDMLVFSAHIKLPSAIVASDHGELLARITNHLAENYRIIESTLQIASDYEPEVCRIP, from the coding sequence ATGGAACGAAAGACTAAGAATGCGTTCTCCGAGCATCTGTTTGAATATCGTGCGGTGGAAAAGAGAAAGCTGCTGCTATCGCTCTCTATTACGTCGGTTGTGATGGTTGTTGAAGTGATTGGTGGCATTCTGACCAACAGTATTGCACTGATCAGCGATGCGGGGCATATGTTTACGCATTCGTTCGCGATTGGCATAAGCCTTATAGCGATACAGATAGCTCGCAAGCCGCCCTGCCATCATCGGACATTTGGCTTGTACCGGGCAGAGATATTAGCGGCCTTCATCAACGGGTTATTTCTCATTCTGGTAGTGGGCATCATCGTGTACGAAGCGATACTCCGAATTGTCCATCCACGGGAAGTGCTCGGGCTCCAGATGTTCGTGATTGCGCTCGTTGGCCTCGTGGTAAACGTAGCAAGTATCCTCATACTTCGCGGCAGCACAACCGATCTCAACGTACGGAGCGTGTTTTACCATCTCATTGGAGATGCTGCTTCGTCGATCGGCATCGTTATAGCAGCCGTGGTCATTTTTTATACCATGTGGAATATCGTGGATCCGCTCGTCAGCATGGGCATATCCGCGCTTATCCTGTATTGGGCCTGGGGGATCCTGAAAGAGTCGAGCAGAATCTTATTGGAGCTGGCACCCACAGGAATGAATATTGCTATCATCGGTGACGATTTGAAGACCACGTTTCCGGAGATCGAAGAGCTTTATAACGTGCATCTCTGGGCTATCACGCCTGATATGCTTGTCTTCTCCGCCCACATAAAGTTACCAAGCGCCATCGTAGCGAGTGATCACGGGGAGCTCCTAGCACGAATCACTAACCATCTTGCCGAAAACTATCGCATCATCGAATCCACACTTCAGATAGCGTCTGACTACGAACCCGAGGTCTGTAGGATTCCATAA
- the iorB gene encoding indolepyruvate ferredoxin oxidoreductase subunit beta: MKTSECDIVVVGVGGQGVILISNVIGTATLKAGLPVRGAETHGMAQRGGSVISHIRLGCEYGPMVPPGGADVLVALEPAEALRYGHYLSRDGVALVNTHAILPVTVTTGKATYPPLDAILAPIRKVCREVKAFDATELAVQAGTPQTMNVVMLGALSRYVPLHEETLIEALSESIKAKYIEVNRRAFELGKQEVEAQ; the protein is encoded by the coding sequence ATGAAGACATCTGAGTGTGACATCGTGGTGGTCGGCGTTGGCGGTCAGGGCGTAATCCTAATCTCAAACGTAATAGGCACGGCGACACTTAAGGCCGGACTGCCCGTTCGGGGCGCGGAGACGCACGGGATGGCGCAGCGCGGCGGAAGCGTGATAAGCCACATCAGGTTGGGCTGCGAGTACGGCCCGATGGTGCCGCCCGGAGGTGCAGATGTATTAGTCGCTCTTGAGCCTGCAGAAGCATTGCGGTACGGCCATTATCTTTCACGAGATGGTGTCGCGCTGGTGAACACGCATGCCATTCTCCCCGTTACCGTTACCACCGGGAAGGCCACGTATCCCCCGCTGGATGCGATTCTTGCGCCGATCCGAAAAGTTTGCAGAGAGGTCAAAGCGTTCGATGCAACAGAGCTGGCCGTGCAAGCAGGCACGCCGCAGACGATGAACGTCGTGATGCTCGGCGCGCTCTCCAGATATGTGCCGTTACACGAGGAAACGCTCATCGAGGCACTTAGCGAATCGATAAAAGCGAAGTATATAGAAGTCAACAGACGCGCGTTCGAGCTCGGCAAGCAAGAAGTAGAGGCACAATAA
- a CDS encoding NACHT domain-containing protein, with translation MVKNKSSKKSDSTKTSRGKAAVQKGAKFEDTVAGLYRLLGAEVVQNIEICQKKVDILATFRLPGSPTGHRVIVECKDEKKAVAQNQRVMQFKGLLDTARQTGDADSAEIITRVPCSDQAKGFARESGIALLTYEEKIAQLIDFSSYLEGIVDRFEKGDPRRPSEPPLGAYYVDLSAEHGYGEKTEKIPVIDDYIKQWLEHNGTQQHLAILGEYGTGKTSWCQKLAHDLAASYLKTPGSSRIPILFNLREFTKTLKLESLVTSFLDEECGAINPRFKLFQAMNDAGIFLLVFDGFDEMAVRVDVDTLEMNLQEIEKLAASPKSKVILTSRLEYFISGEEEKKALRPKGELLAARETEYRPLRIKPWDDEQVNSFLKKRVPLIEEAVQPWTYYRDRIREIEGLSDLSRRPVLLEMIAKTLPQLITSGKSINRPNLYETYLMGEIKRQKILKKRTLFLPEPARFSLLKHLALDFFVGDISAITFTDALKHVAEVINPPKGDLEAYTREFLTCSFLIREGDEYQFSHRSIMEYLIARGLIEEIENDTPYAFKQGRLEPVVTAFLAELNPNIETLWNWIESTKTGAEEDIKYLGGNAVTLLCHMDRAALAGKDLSGAVLFGANLSSADLREANFNSCALSNVDFTKALFYEKDLTSAKRIQISLYVFGDFVEINKSRTEAYTSIREMDDQVTSKIHSSFKVKVFRIYDTIDSENYFGLIEFKLNDIGSLNSVKSEVATLSWVKVVSIYADELEKLFELLPKSLKYQIKEKMDLLWFLR, from the coding sequence ATGGTGAAAAACAAGTCCTCTAAGAAATCGGATTCAACAAAGACTTCAAGGGGAAAAGCGGCAGTCCAAAAGGGTGCCAAGTTTGAAGATACCGTAGCGGGTTTATATCGCCTACTTGGAGCGGAGGTTGTCCAGAATATCGAGATCTGCCAGAAAAAGGTAGACATTCTTGCTACATTTCGACTTCCCGGTAGTCCTACGGGACATCGTGTGATCGTTGAGTGCAAGGACGAAAAGAAAGCTGTTGCGCAAAATCAACGAGTAATGCAATTTAAAGGGCTCTTAGATACCGCTAGGCAAACTGGTGATGCTGATTCAGCAGAGATCATTACACGAGTTCCATGTAGCGATCAAGCAAAGGGTTTTGCTCGCGAATCCGGAATTGCACTCCTCACTTACGAGGAAAAGATAGCGCAACTCATTGATTTCTCTTCGTATCTTGAAGGCATAGTTGATAGATTCGAAAAGGGAGACCCAAGACGACCAAGTGAACCTCCACTGGGAGCATATTACGTCGACTTAAGTGCGGAACATGGTTACGGAGAAAAGACTGAAAAAATTCCTGTTATTGACGATTACATAAAGCAATGGTTGGAGCACAACGGTACGCAACAACATTTGGCCATTTTAGGTGAATACGGTACCGGAAAAACTTCGTGGTGTCAGAAACTGGCACATGATCTGGCCGCTTCGTATTTAAAAACGCCGGGTTCCTCCAGAATCCCAATTCTGTTTAATCTTCGTGAATTTACTAAGACCTTGAAACTGGAGTCTCTTGTTACTTCTTTTCTCGATGAGGAGTGTGGAGCTATTAATCCACGGTTCAAATTGTTCCAGGCCATGAACGACGCGGGTATCTTTCTCCTTGTTTTTGATGGCTTTGATGAGATGGCGGTAAGAGTAGACGTAGACACACTGGAAATGAATCTTCAAGAGATCGAGAAACTCGCGGCATCTCCGAAGAGCAAGGTTATCCTTACCAGTAGACTCGAATATTTTATCAGCGGTGAAGAGGAGAAGAAAGCTCTTCGTCCAAAAGGGGAACTGCTCGCAGCTCGGGAGACCGAGTATAGACCGTTAAGAATTAAGCCGTGGGACGACGAACAGGTAAATTCCTTCTTAAAAAAGAGAGTCCCATTGATTGAAGAAGCTGTGCAGCCCTGGACCTATTATCGCGACCGTATACGAGAGATTGAAGGGCTATCTGATCTTTCCAGACGTCCCGTGCTTTTAGAAATGATTGCGAAAACCTTGCCTCAACTAATTACAAGTGGTAAGTCGATTAATCGTCCAAATTTGTACGAGACGTATCTCATGGGAGAAATCAAACGACAGAAAATTTTGAAAAAGAGGACTCTCTTTCTTCCAGAACCTGCTCGTTTTTCCCTACTTAAACACTTAGCTCTAGATTTTTTTGTTGGTGACATCTCTGCGATTACGTTCACCGATGCATTAAAGCACGTAGCGGAAGTTATTAATCCCCCCAAAGGTGACCTGGAAGCCTATACCAGGGAGTTTCTCACCTGCTCATTTTTGATTCGCGAAGGTGACGAATATCAGTTTTCCCATAGGTCAATCATGGAGTATCTGATTGCAAGGGGATTGATAGAAGAAATCGAGAATGATACGCCTTATGCGTTCAAACAAGGACGGTTAGAACCTGTGGTTACCGCGTTTTTAGCGGAGTTAAATCCTAACATAGAAACCCTCTGGAACTGGATAGAATCCACAAAGACAGGAGCGGAAGAGGATATTAAATACCTTGGTGGCAACGCAGTTACTCTGCTTTGTCACATGGATCGAGCGGCATTAGCAGGAAAGGATCTATCAGGGGCCGTTTTATTCGGAGCTAATTTAAGTTCAGCAGATTTGAGAGAAGCTAATTTTAATAGTTGTGCTTTGAGCAATGTTGATTTTACCAAAGCGTTGTTCTATGAAAAAGATCTGACATCTGCGAAACGGATTCAAATTTCTTTGTATGTTTTTGGAGATTTTGTAGAAATAAACAAATCAAGAACGGAAGCTTATACAAGTATTAGAGAAATGGACGATCAAGTGACTAGTAAGATTCATTCAAGTTTTAAAGTAAAGGTTTTTAGGATTTATGATACTATAGACTCAGAAAACTATTTTGGACTCATAGAATTCAAATTAAATGATATTGGTTCCCTAAACTCGGTTAAGAGTGAAGTTGCCACTCTATCGTGGGTGAAGGTAGTTTCAATTTATGCCGATGAACTTGAAAAACTCTTTGAATTACTTCCAAAATCCTTAAAATATCAAATTAAGGAAAAAATGGATTTGCTTTGGTTCTTAAGGTGA
- the iorA gene encoding indolepyruvate ferredoxin oxidoreductase subunit alpha, whose amino-acid sequence MKEYLLGNAAIARGILEAGAGVVTGYPGTPASEIVESMAPFAKKHNLHVEWSVNEKVALEVASGASWTGTRAVATMKHVGLNVAADPFMTLAYTGVSGGLVVIVADDPFCHSSQNEQDTRRYAQFASIPCLDPADPQEAKDMCVYAFELSEALDLPVLLRPTTRVSHARADVEVGEIKERRSNPEFVKDPAKWVMLPAHARPRHTELLRKQERIKAALTNLPWNRLVLRGELGVITSGISGLYAEEAIKQLDADISVLRIGTFPPPEELCAEFLRHVSTVLVIEELEPVLEEYVERFARVHNPDLKILGKMSGHIPREGEFDSLLVRNALATMFDRPREEVPALKEADEILPPRPPALCPGCSHRATYYAMRKAFGKNAIFPSDIGCYTLAVRMGTIDTCLCMGASITQASGIRFGGEERDICCSIGDSTFLHAGMPGLLNAAYNKARITVAILDNSTTAMTGHQPHPGTGFTVTGEETTVASLDAIARALGADFVETVDPYDVKRAIETFTQAKEFPGLSVVIAKQSCMITARRAGVRRKPFVVNTANCTGCKKCVQFGCPAIEFEGDSARINALCSGCGVCAQICENDAIEVVE is encoded by the coding sequence ATGAAGGAATATCTGCTTGGAAATGCTGCGATTGCAAGAGGCATCCTCGAGGCGGGTGCGGGCGTCGTTACCGGCTATCCCGGGACTCCGGCATCCGAAATCGTGGAGAGCATGGCGCCGTTCGCCAAGAAACACAATCTCCATGTCGAATGGTCAGTGAACGAGAAGGTCGCGCTGGAAGTTGCCAGTGGCGCGTCATGGACGGGCACGAGAGCTGTAGCCACCATGAAACACGTGGGCTTGAACGTTGCTGCAGACCCGTTTATGACCCTGGCGTACACCGGCGTGAGCGGTGGACTCGTGGTGATCGTCGCTGACGACCCCTTCTGTCATTCATCCCAGAACGAGCAGGATACACGACGGTATGCCCAGTTCGCCAGCATTCCCTGTCTGGACCCTGCAGATCCACAGGAGGCAAAGGATATGTGTGTTTACGCTTTTGAACTCTCGGAGGCGCTGGATTTGCCGGTTCTCCTCAGACCTACCACTCGGGTCTCACATGCCCGAGCGGATGTTGAGGTCGGGGAGATAAAAGAACGGCGTTCGAATCCCGAGTTCGTGAAGGATCCTGCTAAATGGGTTATGCTCCCTGCACACGCCCGGCCGCGTCATACCGAGTTGCTCAGGAAACAGGAGCGTATAAAAGCTGCTCTGACCAATTTGCCCTGGAACCGACTCGTGCTGCGAGGAGAGCTGGGAGTCATTACTTCTGGTATTTCCGGACTCTATGCAGAGGAAGCGATCAAGCAGCTGGACGCAGATATTTCCGTTCTCCGGATTGGCACTTTTCCGCCACCGGAAGAACTGTGCGCTGAATTTCTACGGCATGTCAGCACGGTGTTGGTGATCGAAGAGCTGGAGCCGGTACTAGAGGAATACGTGGAGCGTTTTGCACGGGTGCACAATCCCGATCTGAAGATTCTCGGCAAGATGAGCGGGCACATCCCACGTGAGGGCGAGTTTGATTCTTTGCTGGTCAGAAATGCACTTGCAACGATGTTCGATCGCCCGCGGGAGGAAGTCCCGGCTCTGAAGGAAGCGGACGAGATTCTACCGCCCAGACCGCCAGCACTCTGCCCCGGCTGCAGCCACCGGGCGACCTACTACGCGATGCGGAAGGCATTCGGAAAGAATGCGATCTTCCCGAGCGATATAGGCTGTTATACGCTGGCCGTGCGCATGGGCACCATTGATACTTGCCTCTGTATGGGTGCGAGCATAACCCAGGCCAGCGGGATACGGTTCGGCGGCGAGGAGCGAGATATCTGCTGCAGCATCGGCGATTCGACGTTTCTCCATGCTGGAATGCCGGGATTGCTCAATGCCGCGTACAATAAGGCGCGAATAACTGTTGCTATACTTGACAATTCGACGACGGCAATGACCGGGCATCAGCCGCATCCCGGGACAGGCTTCACCGTCACCGGTGAGGAGACCACGGTTGCGTCGCTTGACGCGATCGCCAGGGCACTGGGCGCCGATTTTGTCGAGACGGTAGACCCTTACGACGTCAAAAGAGCAATCGAGACCTTCACGCAAGCGAAGGAATTCCCCGGGCTTTCGGTTGTTATTGCGAAGCAGTCCTGCATGATTACCGCGCGACGAGCTGGTGTGAGACGAAAACCATTCGTCGTTAACACCGCAAACTGCACGGGGTGTAAGAAGTGTGTACAGTTTGGCTGCCCTGCGATCGAATTCGAAGGTGATAGTGCTCGCATCAACGCGCTCTGCTCCGGCTGCGGGGTCTGTGCGCAGATCTGTGAAAATGATGCTATCGAGGTGGTCGAATGA
- a CDS encoding ATP-binding protein codes for MNAGIDRILSETLSTKDGLICELYFDEDKSRHMMKYSPEIIKGDFINDSFRLLGWGAVTPKETPYCADISEKLRSTVLGNMNKIYFLSASRRVSMREQSVAEEPDEVHNGATTLAFLQYIRNNKPDAFSKIVEHTKKFNIADLSTILSRGTCTAIFKDDKLPISTSIMDIGFGTNQIFSAIVQCFGSPAGSTILIEEPEIALHPLAQSNLLNMFLDATKDDAKQVIITTHYAKLLDKIREGADSKFEENEVKVFKVTKGDEGSVIQDIPLKSIRLDEEFGY; via the coding sequence GTGAATGCCGGTATAGACCGGATATTATCGGAGACTTTATCGACAAAGGATGGCCTTATATGTGAATTATACTTTGATGAGGATAAAAGTAGACATATGATGAAATATTCACCAGAAATAATCAAGGGAGACTTTATCAACGATTCATTTAGGCTTTTAGGTTGGGGCGCGGTGACACCAAAAGAAACACCTTATTGTGCAGACATTAGCGAGAAATTGAGATCCACAGTTTTGGGTAATATGAACAAAATATACTTTTTGTCGGCATCCAGAAGAGTTTCAATGAGAGAACAAAGTGTGGCAGAAGAGCCAGATGAAGTGCATAATGGTGCTACTACTTTAGCTTTTCTTCAATATATTAGAAACAATAAACCTGATGCGTTCAGTAAGATAGTTGAACATACAAAGAAGTTTAATATCGCCGATTTAAGTACTATATTGAGCAGGGGGACGTGTACCGCAATTTTTAAGGATGATAAGCTTCCTATTAGTACGAGTATAATGGATATAGGGTTTGGTACAAATCAGATATTTTCTGCAATAGTACAGTGTTTTGGATCTCCTGCCGGTAGTACAATACTGATAGAGGAGCCTGAAATTGCCCTTCATCCACTTGCACAATCTAATCTGTTAAATATGTTCCTCGACGCCACTAAAGATGATGCTAAACAGGTTATTATTACGACTCATTATGCAAAATTATTAGACAAAATAAGAGAGGGAGCAGACAGCAAATTTGAGGAGAACGAAGTGAAAGTCTTCAAAGTGACAAAAGGAGATGAAGGGAGTGTAATACAAGATATACCACTGAAATCAATTCGATTGGATGAGGAGTTTGGATATTGA
- a CDS encoding nitroreductase family protein produces MLDLLRKRRSIRKYKDEPIEPEQIELLKEAAVRSPTSRNFRPWRFLFVTEKTKLAALSRAKPSGSSFLRGAALGVLVCADEHESDVWIEDCSIASIILQLTGQSLGMGSCWIQIRKRMHDDTATAEEYVKSVLGLPATLRVESIIAFGYSDEAKPPIPKEQLEYSKILDTK; encoded by the coding sequence ATGCTTGACCTCTTGCGAAAGCGGCGCAGTATTCGTAAGTATAAGGATGAGCCTATCGAGCCCGAGCAGATCGAACTGCTGAAGGAGGCGGCCGTCCGATCGCCCACCTCGCGTAATTTCAGACCCTGGCGCTTTCTCTTCGTGACTGAGAAAACGAAGCTGGCAGCACTCTCACGAGCAAAGCCCAGCGGTTCGAGCTTCTTGAGAGGTGCAGCTTTGGGCGTCCTGGTCTGCGCAGACGAGCACGAATCGGACGTCTGGATCGAGGACTGCTCTATCGCGTCCATTATCCTGCAACTCACCGGTCAGAGCCTGGGGATGGGCTCCTGCTGGATCCAGATACGGAAACGGATGCATGACGACACCGCAACCGCCGAAGAGTACGTCAAGAGCGTGCTCGGGTTACCGGCGACCCTGCGAGTGGAATCGATCATCGCCTTCGGCTACTCGGACGAGGCGAAGCCGCCCATTCCTAAAGAGCAGCTCGAATACAGCAAAATCCTCGATACGAAGTGA
- a CDS encoding DUF362 domain-containing protein: protein MTEVYRLAELGKPSRLRDLFQMVSGIEKGSLVAVKLHMGELINYRFIRPAFVREIVTAIKDAGGNPFLTDTTTLYPRGRYNAVGYLKTARQNGFNFSTIGAPVIIADGLTGESGIRVKTGGALVKQIELGQAIYEADYLVTVTHCTGHITVGYAGALKNLGMGCTTKNGKRAVHHFSIPEVDTETCDTCGTCIETCPYSVIHMDDFPVIDRTGCVGCARCVKTCPTGAMHQPEGWFEDYLTALVDAAHAVTKKFNRNSCFINFLTDVTAMCDCTFQQKPLVPDLGALASRDILSIEQASYDLIREAAGRDVLCEALNINGELQFSIAGKQRMGSRDYTLMDLD from the coding sequence ATGACCGAAGTTTACAGGCTTGCGGAGCTGGGCAAACCCTCACGGCTGAGGGACTTGTTCCAGATGGTTTCCGGAATAGAAAAAGGCTCGCTGGTTGCCGTGAAGCTGCATATGGGCGAGCTGATCAATTATCGCTTCATCCGGCCTGCCTTTGTGCGTGAGATCGTGACGGCGATCAAAGACGCGGGAGGGAATCCCTTCCTGACCGACACGACCACCTTATACCCGCGCGGACGATACAATGCCGTCGGCTACCTCAAAACGGCACGGCAGAACGGGTTCAACTTCTCGACTATTGGTGCGCCCGTGATCATTGCAGACGGCCTGACGGGCGAGAGTGGCATCAGGGTCAAAACCGGTGGGGCACTCGTAAAACAAATCGAACTTGGACAGGCGATCTACGAAGCCGACTATCTGGTTACGGTAACGCACTGCACTGGCCATATAACCGTTGGCTATGCGGGCGCTCTAAAGAATCTCGGCATGGGCTGCACCACAAAGAACGGCAAGCGCGCAGTGCATCACTTCTCGATACCGGAAGTGGATACTGAAACGTGCGATACGTGCGGAACCTGCATCGAAACCTGTCCGTATTCAGTAATCCACATGGACGATTTCCCGGTAATCGATCGCACGGGGTGCGTCGGCTGTGCTCGCTGTGTCAAAACCTGTCCAACGGGCGCGATGCATCAACCAGAAGGATGGTTCGAGGACTACCTAACAGCGTTGGTTGACGCTGCTCATGCGGTCACCAAAAAATTCAATCGCAATAGCTGTTTCATTAATTTCCTTACCGATGTAACCGCAATGTGCGATTGCACCTTCCAACAAAAACCTCTCGTTCCCGATCTCGGCGCGCTTGCATCCCGCGATATCCTCAGCATCGAGCAAGCCTCGTACGATCTTATAAGAGAAGCCGCCGGACGGGATGTGCTATGCGAAGCCCTGAACATCAACGGCGAGCTTCAATTCAGCATCGCGGGAAAGCAAAGAATGGGAAGTCGGGACTATACGCTGATGGATCTGGATTAA
- a CDS encoding DUF11 domain-containing protein, with product MHVEITKSWRGRKKGRAAMGKPKRYLRVIERSGAGRNNGSFIMVFVIFLLALSIGNAAALPCTISVDGDASDWDSTPKLIEDPEMDTIPFETGYDLTGVWCCYNNKEDNLYLMMQTSGVAGDTDGNGWNHNNTYVFADYPGISGTANETYGLDLDTTNDHMREYRIEYTSNAVTAQYRNGTTIPVVHAEGAFSDNNTKPGIIEMGITNASLVLTGGSLCLRGYASALGMLNDETPWVCINPGIFQPNITVNMTVKNATAGYVNRVTARPEESVTFKVTVKNTGACLLDAVMYDTLPDSLEWANDASPKETGKDAENETIWWNFSLDPGASHEIFFDAKVIGHAGEYASEVNVTGINQTSGLCVSDKDNASVFLIPEPGITIEKTVWDSTAWVDQTEVNHNDTVRFTLRVRNSGSCCNLTNVTVSDYLPASLEYVGTIAPFEPSATVDNYTWAFASLNLSEERTIVYDANVTGRSGAIMNNATVCGHYPENDTTLSDQDAVTLTITSAASERGDKRGRGKRVTITGETCTTPLLVTTTGTVITTSIATSVDGKASVTIWERTIARDANEQALTGVSITRLAVLPVAVGVPAGVTYVGYAYDIGPDGATFSQPVRSAITFDPADFEGRTPLIYTYETGRWRALETTIVESTATTRMNHFSTIVLFAGEEELGEVSEGAPEGASRAAYPTPSVTEELPEGAPGSTRSRSILLIALIALVTAGIVAAVVYRTQGGRKTGILLGIQSRLKRREKIESLECCKRGMLASIIDRVHGRKGKRYRKVWK from the coding sequence GTGCACGTTGAGATAACCAAAAGCTGGCGCGGAAGAAAGAAGGGAAGGGCGGCGATGGGTAAGCCAAAGCGGTATTTGAGAGTTATTGAACGAAGCGGAGCGGGCAGGAACAACGGAAGTTTTATCATGGTATTCGTGATTTTCCTGTTAGCCCTTTCCATAGGAAACGCGGCGGCCTTACCGTGTACTATTAGCGTGGACGGAGACGCGAGTGATTGGGATTCCACGCCTAAATTGATTGAAGATCCTGAGATGGATACGATTCCGTTCGAAACCGGCTACGACCTAACCGGCGTTTGGTGCTGCTACAACAACAAAGAGGATAACCTGTATCTCATGATGCAAACCTCAGGCGTTGCCGGGGATACCGATGGGAACGGGTGGAACCATAACAATACCTATGTTTTCGCCGATTATCCTGGTATAAGTGGCACAGCAAATGAGACCTATGGTTTAGACCTGGATACCACCAACGATCACATGAGAGAGTATCGTATAGAATATACAAGTAATGCAGTCACCGCACAATACAGAAACGGTACGACAATACCCGTTGTTCATGCTGAGGGTGCTTTCAGCGACAATAACACCAAACCAGGGATAATTGAAATGGGTATCACCAACGCGAGTTTAGTTCTCACCGGTGGGAGCTTGTGCCTACGCGGATATGCAAGTGCGTTAGGGATGCTCAATGATGAGACGCCCTGGGTGTGCATTAATCCAGGGATATTTCAGCCCAATATCACGGTCAACATGACGGTGAAGAATGCCACCGCGGGTTATGTGAACCGGGTTACCGCCCGTCCCGAGGAAAGTGTGACATTTAAAGTAACCGTTAAGAATACCGGTGCTTGTCTCCTTGATGCGGTGATGTACGATACGCTTCCAGATAGTTTGGAATGGGCTAATGACGCCTCCCCTAAGGAAACAGGCAAGGATGCAGAGAACGAAACGATATGGTGGAATTTCTCGCTTGACCCGGGGGCATCACATGAGATCTTCTTTGATGCTAAGGTAATAGGGCATGCGGGCGAGTATGCAAGTGAGGTTAACGTAACCGGAATTAACCAAACCAGTGGCTTGTGTGTTTCTGATAAAGACAATGCAAGCGTGTTCCTGATTCCCGAACCGGGGATAACAATAGAGAAAACGGTATGGGACAGCACCGCGTGGGTAGATCAAACGGAGGTGAATCATAATGATACCGTTCGGTTCACGTTACGGGTGCGGAACAGCGGATCCTGCTGCAATTTGACCAACGTAACCGTCTCAGATTATTTACCGGCGAGCCTGGAGTATGTGGGTACGATCGCACCGTTTGAACCCTCTGCTACTGTTGACAATTATACCTGGGCCTTTGCATCACTGAATCTATCCGAGGAGAGGACCATTGTGTACGATGCGAACGTGACGGGTCGCAGCGGAGCCATTATGAACAACGCGACTGTGTGTGGGCACTACCCGGAAAACGATACGACGTTATCTGATCAGGATGCTGTAACGCTTACCATCACGTCTGCGGCTTCGGAACGAGGTGACAAACGAGGTAGAGGAAAACGGGTAACGATTACAGGAGAGACGTGTACCACACCCCTTCTCGTGACCACAACAGGAACCGTTATTACAACGAGTATCGCAACGTCCGTAGATGGGAAAGCAAGCGTCACGATATGGGAGAGAACCATCGCACGAGATGCGAATGAGCAAGCTTTAACAGGGGTCTCCATAACTCGACTGGCGGTCTTACCCGTGGCTGTGGGAGTTCCAGCGGGCGTCACGTACGTCGGTTATGCGTATGATATCGGTCCGGATGGTGCGACGTTCAGCCAGCCAGTGAGGAGTGCTATAACCTTTGACCCTGCGGACTTTGAAGGAAGAACACCGCTGATTTACACGTACGAAACGGGTAGATGGAGGGCACTTGAGACCACAATCGTTGAGAGTACAGCAACCACAAGGATGAATCATTTTTCCACCATCGTACTCTTCGCGGGAGAAGAGGAACTCGGAGAGGTATCAGAAGGGGCACCGGAAGGAGCATCCCGGGCGGCATATCCTACACCATCGGTAACAGAAGAACTACCGGAAGGAGCGCCCGGTTCGACGAGAAGTCGTTCTATCTTGCTTATCGCACTGATTGCACTGGTCACTGCCGGAATAGTCGCAGCAGTCGTTTACAGGACGCAGGGAGGAAGAAAAACAGGGATACTCTTGGGAATACAGTCACGTCTGAAGAGACGAGAAAAGATCGAGTCGCTCGAGTGCTGTAAGCGGGGGATGCTCGCATCAATCATAGATCGAGTGCATGGAAGGAAGGGGAAGAGGTACAGGAAAGTTTGGAAGTAG